The following proteins come from a genomic window of Aquimarina sp. MAR_2010_214:
- a CDS encoding type I polyketide synthase, with the protein MKELSRKKDIAIVGVSGKFPQSDNIQLWWDNLAEGKELVHFYSDQELQTAGVNEETLAKDNYIKAGSFIDNPEHFDHAFFGYTKEEAALMDPQVRVMHEQVWKALEDAGCELSTYQGKIGLYLAASDNVNWKAYETMNQNEKVSPFFSARLADKNFISTLISYRLDLKGPSLFVDTACSGSLVAVHMACRNLLLKECNIAIAGGVSIDSTIYKGYFHESGMIASKDGHCKTFDHDASGTVWGEGAGAVVLKRWEDAIRDKDNIYAIIRATAVNNDGRRKVGFTAPSVEGQYDCIKMAHKVAGITTDSISYIEAHGTGTRLGDPIEITALNQAFGYKTQHKCAIGSVKTNMGHLDAAAGIAGLLKTCLALKNKQLPPSLNFSKPNPEIDFASGPFEVNTQLRPWNQKNGMPRRAGVSSFGIGGTNAHVILEEASEEKEEGKQDKPFQLLAYSADSLPSLQQYGKELIHFLKKKKVSLPNLSYTLQDGRQRFKHRQFIVCKDQQDAIEQLSQDNRQIISRKDKLRKVVTFMFPGQGSQYFQMGRDLYEKEPLFKEFMDQGFQILKQITGEDYAVILGYQEVSITNPDQINFTEYTQPLLFLISHALANYLMKLSIHPNHMIGHSLGEYVAACISGVFSLEDGLKIIVKRAQLMSQVEKGDMLGVGANVEEVQSLMSTRLSIASINTKSSCVVSGMPKDISELSTILTNRDIPYTKLKTSHAFHSGMMDSILKEYETILSQVQWNTPKQSFISNLYGREIRPEEAMSPAYWVKHLRETVRFSEGLEYLMEKGNGILIEVGPGRTLTSLAKQNQTTDHEHTIVNLLRHPKEKVDDNNYLTKALGQLWSYGMTIDWKVYHQNNGRLKISIPTYVFDEVAFPARVNPFNEKDSGMILSQGVNRSAYYSSNWKKGLLSKKQGVWTKNNKYLVFSSGSPLVQVLIKELKNTDNMVIVVEKATHFEAQVDLIKMDPKDQTHYTKLFQSIEKQESIAQIIYNWEIAKQEEGQLFSEFFNLFSFGMGLVRYAPLEDKKLTFLSDFGLRVIATEHTNVNFMAVKSISQSFRPVHSKIFTCSLDMDQNQCDKEHVAQLLAEIRYNSSESEVAYRHGIRWLPFYEELRPDNNTGQSQLTKKGIYLFIGEADPLSLQLAKHLCQTYDATVVFAGSEFPDQETWETDRTKEGLPNEMAQKLQEQQEFKTQGDKILYWHVDNGNVKHLSSTIDRINDDFGVLAGIIYTQAETLKNINLSATDLDKNLVTQRLEESIKGFITIWALKQQREVGFLWIPAALNAFFGQNDLSINAVFDAYVQAYLELHAHQLDDWFQVYINESGFESTISTFEDSLRLPSGQTLWASSQNPSVLQGQDLEILESSTETIKNNTERPTLSVVYQAPCNEVENGLCKLWSSFFGYEQIGVNDDFFELGGDSLKAMSLLQRIHQQFGIEVGLQDFYEKANIAALGVEIELANQLIAVQKQENKRKTIKI; encoded by the coding sequence ATGAAAGAGCTATCTAGGAAAAAAGACATTGCTATTGTGGGAGTTTCGGGAAAATTTCCACAATCAGACAACATCCAACTATGGTGGGATAACCTGGCAGAAGGAAAAGAGCTGGTTCACTTCTACTCTGACCAAGAACTACAGACCGCCGGAGTTAATGAAGAGACTCTTGCTAAAGACAACTACATCAAAGCAGGTTCCTTCATTGACAATCCAGAGCATTTTGATCATGCTTTTTTTGGGTATACAAAAGAAGAAGCCGCATTGATGGACCCTCAAGTAAGGGTGATGCATGAGCAAGTATGGAAAGCTTTAGAGGATGCAGGTTGTGAATTATCTACCTATCAGGGTAAGATAGGTCTCTATTTGGCAGCCTCTGATAATGTCAACTGGAAGGCATATGAGACAATGAACCAAAATGAAAAAGTATCGCCTTTTTTCTCGGCCAGATTGGCAGATAAGAACTTTATCAGTACATTAATTTCCTATCGACTTGACCTAAAAGGGCCTAGCCTTTTTGTTGATACAGCTTGTTCAGGATCTCTGGTTGCAGTACATATGGCTTGTCGGAATTTGTTGTTAAAAGAGTGTAATATTGCAATAGCTGGAGGAGTGAGTATTGATAGTACTATATATAAAGGTTATTTTCATGAATCAGGGATGATTGCCTCCAAAGATGGGCATTGTAAAACTTTTGATCATGATGCTTCAGGTACAGTTTGGGGAGAAGGGGCAGGAGCTGTGGTGCTGAAGCGTTGGGAAGATGCCATTAGGGATAAAGATAATATCTATGCCATTATTCGGGCCACCGCTGTCAACAATGATGGCAGGCGTAAGGTAGGCTTTACTGCTCCCAGTGTAGAGGGTCAATACGATTGTATCAAGATGGCCCATAAAGTGGCTGGCATTACAACAGATTCTATCTCTTACATTGAAGCACACGGCACAGGAACTAGATTAGGAGATCCTATAGAAATCACAGCGCTTAACCAAGCCTTCGGATATAAAACCCAGCATAAATGTGCAATCGGCTCGGTAAAAACTAATATGGGACATCTGGATGCTGCTGCTGGGATAGCAGGCCTACTCAAAACATGTTTAGCTCTTAAAAACAAACAGTTGCCTCCATCACTTAATTTTTCCAAACCTAACCCAGAGATTGATTTTGCATCTGGACCATTTGAAGTTAATACCCAATTACGCCCGTGGAACCAAAAAAATGGAATGCCACGTCGAGCAGGCGTAAGCAGTTTTGGTATTGGGGGTACTAATGCTCATGTTATCTTAGAAGAAGCTTCAGAAGAGAAAGAAGAGGGTAAACAAGACAAGCCTTTTCAGTTATTAGCCTACTCGGCGGATAGCCTTCCTTCTTTGCAGCAGTACGGTAAAGAACTTATTCATTTTTTGAAAAAGAAGAAAGTTAGTCTTCCAAACCTTAGTTATACTCTACAAGATGGGAGACAACGCTTTAAGCATAGACAGTTTATCGTTTGCAAAGATCAACAGGATGCAATAGAGCAATTATCCCAAGATAATCGTCAAATTATCTCTAGGAAAGATAAATTGAGAAAAGTAGTGACTTTCATGTTTCCTGGGCAAGGGAGCCAATACTTTCAAATGGGGAGAGACCTTTATGAAAAAGAGCCTCTTTTTAAAGAGTTTATGGACCAGGGTTTTCAAATTCTTAAGCAGATTACGGGAGAAGATTACGCGGTGATTTTGGGTTATCAGGAAGTAAGCATCACCAATCCAGATCAAATTAACTTTACTGAATATACCCAACCTCTTCTGTTTTTGATATCACATGCTTTGGCCAACTATTTAATGAAACTATCTATCCATCCTAACCATATGATTGGTCATAGCTTGGGTGAATACGTTGCTGCTTGTATCAGCGGAGTCTTTTCATTAGAAGATGGACTAAAGATTATTGTTAAAAGAGCTCAGTTGATGAGCCAGGTAGAGAAAGGTGATATGTTAGGGGTTGGAGCTAATGTGGAAGAAGTTCAATCATTAATGAGTACAAGGCTTTCGATAGCTTCTATCAATACCAAGAGTTCTTGTGTGGTCTCAGGGATGCCCAAGGATATCTCTGAACTAAGTACTATTTTGACTAATAGGGATATCCCTTATACAAAGTTGAAAACATCACATGCCTTTCATTCGGGGATGATGGATAGCATCTTAAAGGAATACGAAACAATCTTATCTCAAGTACAATGGAACACCCCCAAGCAATCTTTTATCTCTAATCTTTATGGAAGAGAGATTAGACCTGAAGAGGCTATGTCTCCTGCTTATTGGGTAAAACATCTGCGTGAAACAGTACGTTTTTCAGAAGGACTGGAATACCTTATGGAAAAAGGAAATGGGATACTAATTGAGGTGGGCCCTGGTAGAACTCTTACTTCCCTTGCAAAGCAAAACCAAACGACAGATCATGAGCATACCATAGTTAATTTACTGAGACACCCCAAGGAAAAAGTGGATGACAATAATTATTTAACTAAAGCCTTGGGTCAGCTTTGGAGTTACGGGATGACCATCGATTGGAAGGTATATCATCAAAATAATGGGAGACTAAAAATCTCAATACCAACTTATGTATTTGATGAAGTTGCATTTCCTGCTAGAGTTAATCCTTTTAATGAAAAAGACTCAGGGATGATATTGTCCCAAGGAGTTAATAGAAGCGCTTACTATAGTAGCAATTGGAAAAAAGGGCTGCTTTCTAAAAAACAAGGAGTATGGACCAAGAATAACAAATACTTGGTTTTTTCTAGTGGAAGTCCGCTTGTACAGGTGTTAATCAAAGAGCTTAAGAATACAGATAACATGGTTATTGTTGTAGAAAAGGCTACACATTTTGAGGCGCAGGTAGACCTAATAAAAATGGACCCAAAAGACCAGACTCATTATACAAAACTATTTCAGAGTATAGAAAAACAGGAATCGATTGCACAGATTATTTATAATTGGGAGATAGCGAAACAAGAAGAAGGACAATTGTTTTCAGAATTTTTCAATCTATTTAGTTTCGGAATGGGACTGGTCAGATATGCTCCTCTAGAGGATAAAAAGCTTACTTTCCTGTCGGACTTTGGATTGCGCGTTATCGCAACAGAACATACTAATGTCAATTTCATGGCGGTCAAATCAATTTCACAAAGCTTTCGACCTGTACATAGCAAAATTTTCACTTGTAGCCTTGATATGGACCAAAATCAGTGTGATAAGGAGCATGTGGCGCAGCTCTTAGCAGAGATTAGGTACAATAGCTCAGAAAGTGAGGTTGCCTATCGTCATGGAATACGATGGTTACCATTCTATGAAGAGCTTAGACCAGATAATAATACTGGTCAATCCCAATTGACTAAGAAAGGAATTTACCTTTTTATAGGAGAAGCTGACCCTTTATCATTACAATTAGCGAAGCATTTGTGTCAAACTTATGATGCTACTGTGGTTTTTGCCGGTAGTGAGTTTCCTGATCAAGAGACTTGGGAAACTGATAGAACAAAAGAAGGGTTGCCTAACGAAATGGCACAAAAACTACAAGAGCAGCAAGAATTCAAGACCCAAGGTGATAAGATTCTCTATTGGCATGTAGATAATGGTAACGTTAAACATTTATCCTCAACAATAGATCGTATCAATGATGATTTTGGGGTCTTGGCAGGAATTATCTATACACAAGCCGAAACATTGAAGAACATCAACCTCTCTGCAACGGATTTGGATAAGAATCTGGTAACCCAACGATTGGAAGAAAGTATTAAAGGGTTTATCACCATATGGGCTTTGAAGCAACAGAGGGAAGTAGGGTTTTTGTGGATTCCCGCAGCACTCAATGCTTTCTTTGGTCAAAATGATCTTAGTATCAATGCTGTCTTTGATGCCTATGTACAAGCTTATCTGGAGCTTCACGCCCACCAACTTGACGATTGGTTTCAAGTATATATCAATGAAAGTGGCTTCGAATCCACGATAAGTACTTTTGAAGATTCACTTCGCTTGCCCTCAGGGCAAACTTTATGGGCTTCATCACAAAACCCTTCTGTACTTCAGGGGCAAGACTTAGAAATTTTGGAGTCAAGTACTGAAACTATAAAAAATAACACCGAGCGACCTACGTTGAGTGTTGTTTATCAAGCTCCTTGTAATGAGGTGGAGAATGGTTTGTGTAAGCTCTGGTCGTCTTTCTTTGGCTATGAGCAAATTGGTGTCAATGATGATTTTTTTGAGTTAGGTGGTGATTCGCTCAAAGCGATGTCTCTACTCCAACGGATACACCAACAATTTGGTATCGAAGTGGGATTACAAGATTTTTACGAAAAAGCTAACATAGCAGCACTGGGAGTGGAGATTGAACTGGCCAACCAACTGATAGCCGTTCAAAAACAAGAAAACAAAAGAAAAACTATAAAAATTTAA
- a CDS encoding non-ribosomal peptide synthetase — protein sequence MRTLLKELRDNNIFITLQGDNLKLKFEQKVFPPSLLEKIKTNKATIVGYLKEHQGIETSLFDIEPLTVSNTSGHQLSSSQMRMWVLSQFEDASLAYHLPNIVTLKGNYDIALLKKAVMSVIDRHEILRTVFKESDSGEPYQWILGREELDFDIDCIDLRKEKAVDQYIQNYILEDNAQSFDLHHGPLLRVSLFQISESDYTIYYNMHHIISDGWSMGILAKDVLHFYHSYVNEKETDITPLRIQYKDYAAWQQKRLLTAESGQDRQFWLEQLSGELPTLQISSGKQRPEVKTYNGRTLKSYLDEGEVEILKTFTAKQEGSLFITLLALWNVLLYRYCSQKDIIIGSPVAGRDHIDLEQQIGFYVNTLVFRNVLSSELSFEEFYHQVKQRTLEVYQHQSYPFDLLVDELELRRDTSRNAVFDVMLVLQNTEKHREATILQPGETEKISVLGESYAKFDLEILFEEDGDHFSFKVDYNTDVFEQETVIGLMRHFKQLLSNTLKEPSQSIGGINILSQKEIDQIILEFNRPINPKPVEKTIIDLFQTQVQQVPEQVALVVEDKKISYQELDKISNRLAIYLHHTYHLTENELIGVMLPRSEWLVISLLAIMKCGAAYVPIDLGYPESRKNYIKEDAACRLVVDEYLISDFQMNSITNEKDIILCPPQPTDLAYVIYTSGSTGNPKGVMLSHSSVVSFLQNIDAQLGFSKQKVVAATTNITFDISVLELFGPLVHGKQIVLFVEEDLLEPVRFLKRLEQAGVEVLQLTPSRLQQVADRLLKTPLPSLQRLIVGGEAFPKEYYEQFKQVGAIPVVNVYGPTETTIWSTALDISTSKQLSVGKPLQNEQVLILNKQGTLQPLGVIGEICIGGQGLAKGYWNRPELTKEKFINHPYEKEQKLYRTGDLGKWLPDGNILCLGREDDQVKVRGHRIELGEIEYHLQSKDNIQKAVVMVSNSQTVEKELVAYLVSASELNSSDLRTYLSSIVPDYMIPEHYVQLEDIPLMVSGKVNKRALPDPKGIGLSTGTTYIAPRNEVEERLVQILNEMLEKKKDEISVSDNFFDLGANSVKLIKILNTINKEFDMDLKPIMLFQYPNINDLVENVFYFKKQVNEDNEDLSQDLEDIIDLMEG from the coding sequence ATGAGAACATTATTAAAAGAACTAAGAGATAACAATATATTTATCACGCTGCAAGGTGACAACTTAAAGCTAAAGTTTGAGCAAAAGGTATTTCCTCCTTCTTTATTAGAAAAAATCAAAACTAATAAGGCAACTATCGTTGGATACTTAAAGGAACATCAAGGTATTGAAACATCTTTGTTTGACATCGAGCCCTTGACTGTATCCAATACTTCTGGCCACCAACTTTCATCTTCGCAGATGAGAATGTGGGTACTTAGTCAGTTTGAAGATGCTTCATTGGCCTATCACCTACCTAATATCGTAACACTCAAAGGGAATTATGATATAGCACTACTAAAAAAAGCTGTCATGTCAGTTATCGACAGACATGAGATACTGCGTACGGTTTTCAAAGAGAGTGATTCAGGGGAGCCTTATCAATGGATTTTGGGTCGGGAGGAATTGGATTTTGATATAGACTGTATTGACCTTAGAAAGGAGAAAGCAGTTGATCAGTACATCCAAAACTACATTTTAGAAGATAATGCTCAATCTTTTGATTTACATCATGGTCCCTTATTGAGGGTAAGCCTTTTTCAGATTAGTGAATCTGATTATACCATTTATTATAATATGCACCATATCATTAGTGATGGTTGGTCTATGGGCATTCTTGCCAAAGATGTGCTGCACTTCTACCATAGTTATGTCAATGAAAAAGAAACTGATATCACTCCTTTGCGTATTCAGTACAAAGATTACGCTGCCTGGCAGCAAAAACGTCTTTTAACGGCAGAAAGTGGACAAGACCGACAGTTTTGGTTAGAGCAGTTGTCCGGAGAGCTACCTACTCTCCAAATCTCTAGTGGAAAGCAACGCCCTGAAGTTAAAACTTACAATGGGAGAACCTTGAAGAGTTATTTGGATGAAGGTGAAGTAGAAATATTGAAGACCTTCACGGCAAAGCAAGAAGGGAGTCTTTTTATTACGCTCTTGGCTTTATGGAATGTTCTTCTATATCGTTACTGTTCTCAAAAAGATATTATCATCGGTTCACCTGTTGCAGGAAGGGATCATATTGACTTAGAGCAACAGATTGGGTTTTATGTAAATACTTTGGTATTTCGAAATGTACTATCTTCTGAGCTTTCTTTTGAGGAATTTTATCATCAGGTTAAGCAACGTACGTTGGAGGTTTACCAGCACCAAAGTTATCCTTTTGATTTATTGGTCGACGAATTAGAATTACGTCGAGATACATCACGTAATGCGGTATTTGATGTGATGTTGGTTCTTCAAAACACAGAAAAACACCGTGAGGCTACCATTCTACAACCAGGTGAAACAGAAAAAATTAGCGTGTTAGGTGAAAGCTATGCCAAGTTTGATTTAGAAATTCTTTTCGAGGAAGATGGAGATCATTTCTCGTTTAAAGTAGATTATAACACAGATGTTTTTGAACAAGAAACGGTTATTGGCTTAATGAGGCATTTCAAACAGTTGTTGTCTAATACTTTGAAAGAGCCAAGTCAGTCCATTGGAGGTATTAATATTCTCAGTCAAAAGGAAATAGATCAGATAATATTGGAGTTTAATCGCCCCATAAACCCCAAACCAGTAGAAAAAACAATAATTGACCTCTTTCAAACTCAAGTACAACAAGTGCCAGAGCAAGTGGCCCTCGTGGTAGAGGATAAAAAGATATCCTATCAAGAATTAGATAAAATCTCAAATCGTTTAGCCATCTACCTCCACCATACGTATCATTTAACAGAAAATGAATTAATTGGAGTCATGTTACCACGCTCTGAATGGCTAGTGATTTCACTATTGGCTATCATGAAATGTGGTGCAGCTTACGTTCCTATTGATTTAGGATATCCCGAGTCAAGGAAAAACTATATCAAAGAGGATGCAGCTTGTAGGTTAGTAGTCGATGAGTATCTCATTTCAGACTTTCAAATGAATTCTATTACTAATGAAAAAGATATAATTTTATGTCCTCCCCAGCCTACGGACCTTGCTTATGTGATCTATACCTCGGGATCCACAGGAAACCCTAAAGGGGTTATGTTGTCACATAGTAGCGTGGTCTCCTTCTTACAAAATATTGATGCACAATTAGGATTTTCAAAGCAAAAAGTGGTCGCGGCCACTACCAATATTACCTTTGATATCTCTGTATTAGAGTTGTTTGGCCCATTGGTTCATGGAAAACAGATAGTGTTGTTTGTCGAGGAGGATTTATTGGAGCCTGTACGCTTCCTAAAACGATTGGAACAGGCAGGAGTTGAAGTATTACAACTTACACCTTCCAGATTGCAGCAAGTAGCAGATAGACTATTAAAAACTCCTCTACCCAGCTTACAACGCTTAATTGTTGGAGGAGAAGCCTTTCCTAAAGAATATTATGAGCAATTTAAACAAGTAGGTGCTATTCCAGTTGTCAATGTATACGGTCCCACCGAGACTACTATTTGGAGCACTGCCTTGGATATTTCTACTTCAAAACAACTCTCAGTCGGAAAACCATTGCAAAACGAGCAGGTACTTATCCTCAATAAACAAGGTACTCTACAACCTTTAGGTGTCATTGGTGAAATCTGTATCGGAGGACAAGGCTTAGCCAAAGGTTATTGGAATAGGCCAGAACTGACAAAAGAAAAATTCATCAACCATCCTTACGAAAAAGAACAAAAACTTTACAGAACAGGTGATTTAGGGAAATGGTTGCCTGATGGGAATATTCTCTGCTTAGGTAGGGAGGATGATCAGGTCAAGGTAAGAGGACATCGCATTGAACTAGGTGAAATTGAATACCATCTTCAATCCAAGGATAACATCCAGAAAGCAGTAGTGATGGTGAGTAATTCTCAAACAGTAGAAAAGGAACTGGTGGCTTATCTAGTATCAGCATCAGAACTGAACTCTAGTGATCTAAGAACCTATTTATCTTCAATAGTACCTGACTATATGATTCCTGAGCATTATGTTCAACTAGAGGATATTCCTTTAATGGTCAGTGGTAAAGTAAACAAACGGGCATTGCCCGACCCAAAGGGGATTGGTTTGTCTACTGGTACAACTTATATCGCTCCAAGAAATGAAGTAGAAGAACGCCTAGTTCAAATACTGAATGAGATGTTAGAGAAGAAAAAAGACGAAATCAGTGTGAGCGATAACTTTTTCGATTTGGGAGCCAACTCTGTTAAACTCATAAAAATACTTAATACCATTAATAAAGAATTTGATATGGACCTCAAGCCTATTATGCTCTTCCAATACCCTAATATTAATGATTTAGTCGAAAACGTTTTTTACTTTAAAAAACAGGTGAATGAAGACAACGAGGACCTATCACAAGATTTAGAAGACATAATAGACCTTATGGAGGGCTAA